The following coding sequences are from one Treponema parvum window:
- a CDS encoding type II toxin-antitoxin system VapC family toxin, whose translation MIIVLDVSAAIEILFQREKADRFKSVYNQGSWIIAPDLFIAEITNALWKYYKAGLITHKDCIQYVQDGIDMIDDFLDAKELWKESLAEGIKNNHSIYDMYYAVLARRNDATLITNDGALARICEKLSIEICN comes from the coding sequence ATGATTATAGTTTTAGACGTAAGTGCCGCAATAGAAATTCTATTTCAAAGAGAAAAAGCAGATAGATTTAAGAGCGTATATAATCAGGGTAGTTGGATCATTGCACCTGATTTATTTATAGCTGAAATTACAAATGCTTTATGGAAATATTATAAAGCCGGATTAATAACCCATAAGGACTGTATTCAATACGTTCAAGATGGAATTGATATGATTGATGATTTTCTTGATGCTAAAGAACTATGGAAAGAATCTTTAGCGGAAGGAATTAAAAACAATCATTCGATTTATGATATGTATTATGCTGTATTAGCACGGAGAAATGATGCAACGCTCATTACAAACGATGGTGCTTTAGCAAGAATTTGTGAAAAATTGTCCATAGAAATTTGTAACTAA
- a CDS encoding RnfABCDGE type electron transport complex subunit B, translated as MKIIISTIIVSFVLAFTLGVLLGIFQKIFAVKVDERVVKIRAILPGINCGGCGFPGCDGFAQACVKGELGGRACAPGGAKVKQAIAEIMGASSQGA; from the coding sequence ATGAAGATCATTATTTCGACTATCATAGTCTCTTTTGTTTTGGCTTTTACATTGGGCGTTCTTCTTGGGATTTTTCAAAAGATTTTTGCAGTCAAGGTTGACGAACGTGTCGTAAAGATCCGCGCAATTTTGCCCGGCATAAACTGCGGAGGCTGCGGATTTCCTGGCTGCGACGGGTTCGCACAAGCCTGCGTTAAAGGGGAACTCGGAGGAAGAGCTTGCGCTCCGGGCGGCGCAAAAGTAAAACAGGCAATAGCGGAGATCATGGGAGCGTCTTCTCAAGGCGCATAA
- the rsxE gene encoding electron transport complex subunit RsxE: MNKNFGIFKNGIVKENPLLVLSIGLCSSLAVTTSVFNGIGMGLSMTFVLLMSEIIISLFHKLIPDAIRLPIFIIIIAAFTTIVQLILAAYIPALSEALGVFLPLIVVNCIIMGRVESFASKNGVAPSIMDSLGMGVGYTWVLVAISFIRELVGNGTLFNIKLIPDTYTVGMFSKAPGGFIIFGLMIAITATISKAVENKKKAAAAAAKKSAANGAEGGAK; the protein is encoded by the coding sequence ATGAATAAAAATTTCGGTATTTTTAAAAACGGCATAGTCAAGGAAAACCCTCTTTTGGTGCTTTCGATAGGCTTATGCTCTTCTTTGGCGGTAACTACGAGCGTTTTTAACGGAATAGGAATGGGACTTTCCATGACCTTCGTGCTTTTGATGAGCGAAATAATCATAAGTTTGTTCCATAAGCTCATCCCTGACGCCATAAGGCTGCCCATATTCATAATAATAATCGCAGCCTTTACAACTATAGTGCAGCTGATCCTTGCGGCTTACATTCCCGCGCTGTCGGAAGCGCTGGGCGTATTTTTGCCGCTTATAGTCGTAAACTGCATAATAATGGGACGCGTAGAATCCTTTGCATCAAAGAACGGCGTCGCTCCTTCCATAATGGATTCTTTGGGAATGGGCGTAGGCTATACTTGGGTATTAGTGGCCATTTCCTTCATCCGTGAATTAGTCGGCAACGGAACCTTGTTCAATATTAAGCTGATTCCCGACACCTATACTGTGGGAATGTTCAGCAAGGCTCCGGGAGGATTTATAATTTTCGGACTCATGATCGCAATCACGGCGACGATAAGCAAGGCCGTAGAAAACAAAAAGAAAGCTGCGGCGGCCGCGGCTAAAAAATCTGCTGCAAACGGCGCGGAAGGCGGTGCAAAATGA
- a CDS encoding FlgD immunoglobulin-like domain containing protein: MKKILRCAACALFLISSYAFAERQTVYISPNNDGVQDDLTVPLKIYDRRYITAWSLIITDRSGSVVRTIGNKYEVPYKMDVKGFFKRLFTPKQGVVIPETVTWNGALDNGETAPDGDYYYYFTATDDNGNVGYSPDIRKTSPNHVVVDNTPPNVVLGEMKDNDKIFGEGSKAKLLIKQSGTKEDEWTAKFKNASGDEVKTYRWVESEPLNFSWDGKNDGDSFVADGVYSYSITAKDRAGNISAPVSIQNIIYSAEKPVTNITILGGKYFSPGTDSPMKDITLGITVPVPAKSSGNKLTAWNISIIDEKGNTVTEFKPATPMEIEAPPTVLSFDGKDNAGQRLSNGSYQARLTAKYLNGYEPSPIKSPVFVLDTSKPQAVVRAGDKIFSPDGDGVKETITVSQMITPKTGAPVKNWKGKIVSASDPLRVVKEYDLGEFPPSSLQWDGIDSNGKLAPDGDYKFVLSASDLAGNSAVYETPSAFTLDTSKTEVILTAQNSAFSPNNDRVKDTIGFSVMSKVKSAVAAYDLLIKDKSGRTVKTVSGSRALPQSFTWDGKGDNGIICSDGSYLAELSVRSESGSAAKSVTQPFILDTKYPSLLAEVPWTLFSPDGDGKKDVLPVSVKDCTAEDLWTAQVLDANKKPVRSYSWKGKIEESGREGFTWDGTDESGNAVPYGNYSIVIKSEDPAGNSFRSEISRIIPDTRPTQAYVTTSLEGISPNGDGVKDTQTFTVRTSLAEGISSWKFDVNDEAGKTVRSWTGGNGVNLPAEIVWDGLTGEGKPAEGMMTGSLEVIYAKGNEVHAKAAPFVCTVTPPELKASVAPEFFSPDNDGSNDDLFIKLSGKTKSNLKSWSFSINDPQNGQKFWTTGGTSAITERIVWDGLSNVSKDSNGLAERVQSAMDYPFVFTASDDLGMSSTVKGVIGVDVLVIRDGNVLKIAVPSIIFRSDHADFKTTAEVGKGGLDPEKAANNERVLKRVEAILSKFSDYKVTIVGHANKTTAYEEEETQDNPGLWGPALIPLSQARAEYVKNYLVKFGIRADRLTTEGKGGTQLVADWQDKNNNWKNRRVEFILNK; encoded by the coding sequence ATGAAAAAAATATTAAGATGCGCCGCATGCGCGCTTTTTCTTATCTCTTCTTATGCGTTTGCCGAAAGACAGACGGTCTATATTTCGCCTAATAACGACGGCGTGCAGGACGATCTGACAGTTCCTTTAAAGATCTACGATCGCCGGTATATAACCGCATGGAGCCTCATAATAACCGACCGCTCGGGCAGCGTTGTCCGCACGATAGGCAACAAGTATGAAGTGCCTTATAAAATGGACGTAAAAGGTTTTTTTAAGCGTCTTTTTACGCCTAAGCAGGGCGTGGTGATTCCCGAAACCGTTACGTGGAACGGCGCTTTGGATAACGGAGAAACGGCTCCCGACGGAGATTATTACTACTATTTTACCGCCACGGACGACAACGGCAACGTAGGCTATTCTCCGGATATAAGAAAAACTTCGCCTAATCACGTAGTCGTAGACAATACTCCGCCGAACGTGGTTTTGGGCGAAATGAAGGATAACGATAAGATCTTCGGCGAAGGCTCTAAAGCAAAGCTTTTGATCAAGCAGTCCGGAACAAAGGAAGACGAATGGACGGCCAAATTCAAAAACGCTTCGGGCGACGAGGTTAAAACTTATCGTTGGGTCGAATCCGAGCCGCTCAATTTCAGCTGGGACGGCAAGAACGACGGAGACTCTTTTGTAGCGGACGGAGTGTATTCGTATTCGATAACGGCAAAGGACAGGGCGGGTAATATTTCAGCTCCCGTTTCAATACAGAATATAATTTACTCGGCTGAAAAACCCGTAACAAACATTACTATTCTGGGAGGAAAGTATTTTTCGCCGGGAACCGACAGTCCGATGAAAGATATTACGCTTGGCATAACCGTGCCGGTTCCGGCAAAGTCGTCCGGCAATAAGCTTACGGCGTGGAACATTTCCATAATCGATGAAAAAGGAAACACTGTGACGGAATTCAAACCTGCTACTCCGATGGAAATAGAAGCGCCGCCTACGGTTCTTTCCTTTGACGGTAAAGATAACGCGGGACAAAGGCTTTCAAACGGCTCATATCAGGCGAGACTTACTGCAAAATATCTGAACGGTTATGAACCTTCTCCCATAAAATCGCCTGTTTTTGTTTTGGACACTTCAAAGCCGCAGGCCGTCGTGCGCGCCGGTGACAAAATCTTTTCACCCGACGGAGACGGCGTAAAAGAGACGATAACCGTAAGCCAAATGATAACGCCTAAAACCGGGGCACCTGTTAAAAACTGGAAGGGAAAGATAGTTTCGGCTTCCGATCCTCTGCGCGTAGTCAAAGAATACGATTTGGGAGAATTTCCTCCTTCATCGCTTCAATGGGACGGAATCGATTCTAACGGCAAACTTGCGCCCGACGGCGATTATAAATTTGTTTTGAGCGCCTCCGACTTGGCCGGCAATTCCGCCGTTTATGAAACGCCTTCGGCGTTCACCCTTGACACTAGCAAAACGGAAGTAATACTTACGGCGCAAAATTCCGCATTTTCTCCTAACAACGACCGCGTAAAAGATACGATCGGTTTTTCAGTTATGTCTAAGGTAAAAAGCGCCGTAGCGGCCTATGATCTTCTCATAAAAGATAAGTCGGGAAGGACTGTAAAGACGGTAAGCGGTTCGAGGGCTCTTCCCCAGTCGTTTACGTGGGACGGCAAGGGCGATAACGGAATAATATGCTCCGACGGAAGCTATCTTGCAGAACTTTCCGTAAGATCGGAAAGCGGTTCCGCCGCGAAGTCCGTAACTCAGCCGTTTATTCTTGACACCAAGTATCCGTCGCTCTTGGCCGAAGTTCCGTGGACGCTGTTTTCGCCCGACGGCGACGGAAAAAAAGACGTTTTGCCGGTTTCGGTAAAAGACTGTACGGCGGAAGATCTTTGGACGGCTCAAGTGTTGGATGCTAATAAAAAGCCGGTGCGCTCGTATTCGTGGAAAGGAAAGATCGAAGAGTCCGGACGTGAAGGTTTTACATGGGACGGCACGGATGAATCGGGTAATGCAGTTCCGTACGGGAACTATTCGATAGTTATAAAATCCGAAGATCCTGCGGGGAACTCTTTCCGTTCCGAAATCAGCAGGATAATACCCGATACTCGGCCGACTCAAGCTTACGTTACGACTTCGCTTGAAGGCATTTCTCCGAACGGGGACGGTGTAAAAGATACTCAGACGTTTACCGTAAGAACGTCGCTTGCCGAAGGAATTTCTTCATGGAAATTTGACGTTAACGATGAAGCCGGAAAGACGGTGAGAAGTTGGACCGGCGGAAACGGCGTAAACCTTCCTGCAGAAATAGTTTGGGACGGTTTGACAGGCGAAGGGAAGCCCGCCGAAGGAATGATGACGGGTAGCCTTGAGGTAATATACGCTAAAGGAAATGAAGTTCACGCCAAAGCTGCGCCCTTTGTCTGCACGGTAACGCCGCCTGAGCTTAAGGCTTCCGTCGCTCCCGAATTCTTTAGTCCCGACAACGACGGTTCGAACGACGATCTGTTTATAAAACTCTCCGGAAAGACCAAAAGCAATCTTAAATCCTGGAGTTTTTCGATCAATGACCCGCAGAACGGGCAGAAATTCTGGACTACCGGCGGAACTTCGGCTATAACCGAAAGAATCGTATGGGACGGTTTGAGCAACGTGTCTAAAGATTCCAACGGTCTTGCCGAACGAGTGCAGTCCGCTATGGACTATCCCTTCGTCTTTACCGCTTCCGACGATTTGGGTATGAGCAGCACCGTAAAAGGCGTTATAGGAGTCGACGTTCTGGTTATCCGCGACGGCAACGTCCTTAAGATAGCGGTTCCTTCCATTATATTCAGGAGCGATCACGCGGACTTTAAAACGACGGCCGAAGTGGGGAAGGGCGGTTTGGATCCTGAAAAAGCTGCCAACAACGAGCGGGTTTTAAAGCGTGTAGAAGCCATACTTTCAAAATTCAGCGATTATAAGGTTACGATAGTGGGGCATGCAAACAAGACTACGGCGTATGAAGAAGAAGAAACGCAGGACAATCCCGGTCTTTGGGGCCCTGCACTTATTCCGCTGTCACAGGCGCGCGCCGAATATGTAAAAAATTACCTTGTAAAGTTCGGAATAAGGGCAGACCGTCTTACCACGGAGGGAAAGGGAGGAACGCAGCTCGTAGCCGATTGGCAGGATAAAAACAACAACTGGAAAAACAGGCGCGTGGAATTTATACTTAATAAGTAG
- the rsxC gene encoding electron transport complex subunit RsxC → MKTYTFKGGIHPPERKEPSKDSPITEAFPSSKTVVIPLTMGGAPNAATVKAGDKVVKGQVIADSQEFISAPVHASVSGTVKEIGLHLVTGNLRVQCVTIEGDGSNSYSYMEPLDPFKCSREEAVKRIRDAGIVGMSGASFPTHVKLSPPSGVKVEYLILNGAECEPYLTVDYRTMKEFPHKVIDGLAIVMKITGTRGVIAIENNKADLEDILKSEIIKQNRSNEIEVRVIKTKYPQGCEKTLIKTCTGREVPAGGLPADIGCIVSNVGTVCAVSDAFRLGKPLIERALTFSGGSCLTPKNLFLPVGTLVSDLIPEAISIKEDETVKILSGGPMMGAAMSSPDFPIEKGTSGILFLTKEELCLEEEKGCIGCGKCIDACPMNLTPAMLVRALKVRNTEKAKKFGLMDCIECGCCAYVCPSNIPIVQKLRLGKSIVKRQLAQEKARASAAKPAGGKA, encoded by the coding sequence ATGAAAACGTATACATTTAAAGGCGGAATTCATCCGCCGGAAAGGAAGGAGCCGTCTAAGGATTCTCCTATAACGGAAGCTTTTCCATCGTCAAAGACTGTGGTAATACCGCTTACGATGGGCGGCGCCCCGAATGCGGCAACCGTAAAAGCGGGCGACAAAGTCGTAAAAGGACAAGTGATCGCGGATTCGCAGGAATTTATTTCGGCCCCTGTCCATGCCTCGGTTTCAGGGACGGTAAAAGAGATAGGGCTGCATCTGGTAACAGGGAATTTAAGGGTGCAGTGCGTTACGATCGAAGGCGACGGTTCAAATTCTTATTCGTACATGGAACCGTTGGATCCGTTCAAATGCAGCCGCGAAGAAGCCGTAAAACGCATAAGGGATGCGGGAATAGTCGGAATGAGCGGAGCTTCGTTTCCCACCCATGTAAAGCTGTCGCCGCCGTCCGGAGTAAAAGTAGAATATCTTATACTGAACGGAGCCGAATGCGAACCGTATTTGACTGTCGACTACAGGACGATGAAGGAATTTCCTCACAAAGTGATCGACGGACTTGCCATCGTAATGAAAATAACCGGAACACGCGGCGTTATTGCGATCGAAAACAACAAAGCCGATCTGGAAGATATTCTTAAATCGGAAATCATAAAGCAAAACAGATCGAACGAAATTGAAGTTCGAGTGATAAAGACAAAATATCCTCAGGGCTGCGAAAAAACTCTCATAAAAACCTGCACGGGAAGAGAAGTTCCTGCAGGAGGATTGCCGGCCGATATCGGATGTATAGTTTCAAACGTAGGAACTGTATGCGCCGTTTCCGACGCTTTTAGGCTGGGCAAACCCTTAATTGAGAGAGCCCTAACCTTTTCGGGAGGATCGTGTCTTACGCCCAAAAATCTTTTTTTACCCGTAGGAACGCTCGTAAGCGATCTTATCCCGGAAGCGATTTCCATAAAAGAAGATGAAACCGTCAAGATTTTAAGCGGCGGCCCCATGATGGGCGCTGCCATGTCGTCTCCGGACTTTCCTATAGAAAAAGGCACGTCGGGAATTCTTTTTTTGACAAAAGAGGAACTGTGCCTTGAAGAAGAAAAAGGATGTATCGGCTGCGGGAAGTGTATCGACGCCTGTCCGATGAATTTAACCCCTGCAATGCTCGTCCGAGCTCTTAAGGTGCGGAATACCGAAAAAGCAAAAAAATTCGGCCTTATGGACTGCATCGAATGCGGCTGCTGCGCTTACGTGTGCCCTTCAAACATTCCGATAGTACAAAAACTCCGTCTGGGAAAATCAATAGTCAAACGGCAGCTCGCACAGGAAAAAGCCAGGGCATCGGCGGCAAAGCCGGCAGGAGGTAAGGCATAA
- a CDS encoding RnfABCDGE type electron transport complex subunit D has product MADLSLTQLKVSSSPHISEGLDAQTLMRLVLTALLPLSIYGVILYGKAALIRLLLSVVLAVAFEALFQLATKQKVTVKDRSAAVTGLLFALTLPPMVPLWQLAIGILFSIVVAKGFFGGLGANVYNPALAGRAFLFVSFPSSMGAVWVNPATDAVSSATVLSQIKSGTFAAGTEDYLNFFLGKRAGCIGETGIFLIIIAFVFLLATKVIDWRATIAMLVTASLAAFLSGGDVLMTLLSGGLLFGAVFMATDYATTPQTKPGRLVFGAACGFITFLIRKFGGYPEGVMFSILIMNSLTAFLNNLTGRKYGYKRIKKAEAKK; this is encoded by the coding sequence ATGGCAGACTTAAGTTTAACTCAGTTAAAGGTTTCTTCTTCTCCGCATATTTCGGAAGGTCTCGATGCGCAAACTCTTATGCGCTTGGTTTTAACCGCATTGCTTCCGCTGTCCATATACGGCGTAATACTCTACGGAAAGGCCGCATTGATACGGCTGCTGTTATCCGTCGTGCTTGCAGTGGCTTTTGAAGCCTTGTTTCAGCTTGCAACAAAGCAAAAAGTCACTGTAAAAGACCGTTCGGCGGCCGTCACGGGACTCCTTTTTGCCCTTACGCTGCCGCCTATGGTGCCCCTATGGCAATTGGCGATCGGGATACTGTTTTCCATCGTAGTTGCAAAAGGATTCTTCGGCGGATTGGGAGCGAACGTATACAATCCGGCGCTTGCGGGCAGAGCGTTTTTGTTCGTCAGTTTTCCGTCGTCAATGGGAGCCGTTTGGGTAAACCCTGCAACCGACGCCGTGAGTTCCGCGACGGTTCTTTCTCAAATAAAATCCGGAACGTTTGCGGCCGGCACAGAAGACTATCTTAATTTTTTCTTAGGCAAGAGAGCGGGATGCATCGGCGAAACAGGCATATTTTTGATAATAATCGCATTCGTCTTTCTTTTGGCGACAAAGGTTATCGACTGGAGGGCTACGATCGCAATGCTTGTTACCGCGTCTTTAGCAGCCTTTCTTTCAGGCGGAGACGTCCTTATGACCTTGCTTTCAGGCGGATTGCTTTTCGGCGCGGTATTTATGGCGACCGATTATGCGACCACTCCGCAGACAAAGCCCGGCCGTCTCGTTTTCGGAGCTGCGTGCGGATTCATAACCTTTTTGATCAGAAAATTCGGGGGATATCCGGAAGGCGTAATGTTTTCAATACTCATAATGAATTCTCTTACGGCCTTTTTGAACAACCTCACGGGACGCAAGTACGGCTATAAACGGATAAAAAAGGCGGAGGCAAAAAAATGA
- a CDS encoding DUF5312 family protein: MAENKTDNRNFIQKIIDSIFGIGDPEVLKKKQLKSIAKDLSKSHFNFYKFSSDEVLPSLAKFFYQIYKIISPAQTLIQSMNNPAAIKNSIVMSALSEDQLTLSQELSEPAIREKTKSVPVSQLSEQIHQQIDRFVSSFDMEKITKIDFLYASFQRFQAFCIYDYFFLLKKFCPTLKEHDFTVQPHFESINSKYVKEDIKDFVSVALVLEKDEDWSSLFSFFKDSRGTEPLPMRSWTQILSRLHNMKRDRIFEKLIKLIDKDPFYEISITTQTTNVVEPFIEKVKNEALQTIQKLHGEQKKNQIDGLLTQLFGTEAIARLKNYTEEANSDFIKHKLPMFAYCQPLNYLKAFLLDFVKADFRAFADLVLVRGQWTSSPLSTPMSEAYNDLLDYSKKITEFDEKLAEDNEIGIKIKTLMPRTLRERDASNIASTLIEDANDAAKEFLVVCTQNLITIGKTVKTLLEDYAKMPRAEIIINWKELEHFSDEPIKDFGVRIYKKIYLFTQLMQTMIGKK; this comes from the coding sequence ATGGCAGAAAACAAAACGGACAATAGGAATTTTATTCAAAAAATCATAGATTCCATCTTCGGGATCGGCGATCCTGAGGTTCTTAAAAAAAAGCAATTAAAGTCTATAGCCAAAGACCTGTCAAAGTCGCATTTCAATTTTTATAAATTTTCATCGGATGAGGTTCTCCCTTCGCTGGCAAAGTTTTTTTATCAAATCTATAAAATCATATCTCCGGCGCAAACATTGATTCAATCGATGAACAATCCGGCCGCAATAAAAAACAGCATAGTCATGTCGGCTCTTTCCGAAGATCAGCTTACGCTTTCTCAAGAGCTGTCGGAACCGGCTATAAGAGAAAAAACAAAATCCGTTCCCGTAAGTCAGCTTTCAGAACAGATACATCAGCAGATAGATCGGTTTGTTTCGTCCTTCGACATGGAAAAAATAACAAAGATCGATTTTTTATACGCTTCTTTTCAGCGCTTTCAAGCGTTCTGCATATACGACTACTTTTTCCTGCTCAAAAAATTTTGTCCTACCCTCAAGGAACACGATTTTACGGTTCAGCCCCATTTTGAATCCATTAATTCAAAATATGTAAAAGAAGACATAAAAGATTTTGTCAGCGTCGCCTTAGTGCTTGAAAAAGATGAAGATTGGTCGTCGCTCTTTTCATTTTTTAAAGATTCCAGAGGAACGGAACCTTTGCCCATGCGCAGCTGGACGCAAATTCTTTCAAGGCTGCACAACATGAAGCGCGACAGAATTTTTGAAAAACTCATAAAACTCATAGACAAGGATCCGTTTTATGAAATTTCAATCACCACGCAGACTACGAACGTCGTGGAACCGTTCATTGAAAAAGTAAAAAACGAAGCGCTGCAAACGATCCAAAAGCTTCACGGCGAGCAAAAAAAGAACCAGATAGACGGCTTGCTCACCCAGCTTTTCGGTACGGAAGCGATCGCGCGATTAAAAAACTATACTGAAGAAGCAAATTCGGATTTTATAAAGCACAAACTGCCCATGTTCGCGTACTGCCAACCGCTAAATTACCTTAAAGCGTTTTTGCTTGATTTTGTAAAAGCCGACTTTCGCGCCTTTGCGGACCTTGTGCTGGTACGCGGTCAGTGGACGTCTTCCCCGCTTTCAACACCGATGTCTGAAGCATACAACGACCTTTTGGATTATTCAAAAAAAATCACGGAATTTGACGAAAAACTTGCCGAAGACAACGAGATCGGCATAAAAATAAAGACTCTCATGCCCAGAACTTTGAGAGAACGCGATGCGTCGAACATAGCCTCAACTCTTATAGAAGACGCAAACGACGCGGCAAAGGAATTCCTTGTAGTCTGCACCCAAAACCTCATCACCATAGGCAAAACCGTAAAAACACTGCTGGAAGATTACGCAAAAATGCCTAGAGCCGAGATAATCATCAACTGGAAGGAACTTGAGCATTTTTCGGACGAACCGATCAAAGACTTCGGCGTTAGGATATATAAAAAAATATATCTGTTCACGCAGCTTATGCAGACGATGATCGGTAAAAAATGA
- a CDS encoding ribbon-helix-helix domain-containing protein translates to MPLLQVRECSEEIYKKISYVAKSENRTIAQQVVVLLEKGLNQHESNVERRKRLIEKLEKRQIPSEIKKIDPVSLIREDRDK, encoded by the coding sequence ATGCCTTTATTACAAGTAAGAGAATGCTCTGAAGAAATTTATAAGAAAATTTCGTATGTTGCAAAAAGCGAAAACAGAACTATAGCTCAACAAGTAGTGGTTTTATTAGAAAAGGGTTTAAATCAACACGAATCAAATGTGGAAAGACGTAAACGATTAATAGAGAAACTTGAAAAAAGACAAATTCCATCCGAAATTAAAAAAATTGATCCTGTTTCTCTCATAAGAGAGGATCGTGACAAATGA
- a CDS encoding methionine ABC transporter permease, protein MDLYKLFTLVFDATVQTMIMVFLSTLFSVVMGLPLGVLLCITAPETGIYPRPILNQVLTRIVNVLRSFPFIILMILLFPLSRVLIGTSIGTKATIVPLSIAAAPFVARVIETALKEVDPGVVQAARSMGSTLMQIVTKVLLPEAMPSLIDGITLTIINLIGYSAMAGAIGGGGLGDLAIRYGYQRFRTEVMVAAVVVILVLVEVIQFTGTKISNRIISKR, encoded by the coding sequence ATGGATCTTTATAAATTGTTTACGCTTGTTTTTGACGCCACGGTGCAGACTATGATCATGGTGTTTTTGTCTACGCTGTTCAGCGTCGTTATGGGGTTGCCGCTGGGCGTTTTGCTTTGCATTACGGCGCCTGAAACGGGAATATACCCGCGGCCGATCTTAAATCAGGTTCTTACAAGGATCGTAAACGTTTTGCGCTCTTTTCCGTTTATCATACTCATGATTCTCCTGTTCCCCCTGTCGCGCGTTTTGATCGGCACAAGCATAGGCACAAAAGCCACCATAGTTCCTCTTTCAATCGCTGCGGCTCCGTTTGTGGCTCGGGTGATAGAGACCGCTCTCAAAGAAGTTGATCCCGGAGTTGTGCAGGCGGCGCGCTCTATGGGATCTACGCTCATGCAGATCGTAACGAAGGTTCTTCTGCCGGAAGCTATGCCTTCTTTAATCGACGGAATCACGCTTACGATCATAAACCTCATAGGGTATTCGGCTATGGCGGGTGCGATAGGCGGCGGCGGACTTGGCGACCTTGCGATCCGCTACGGCTATCAAAGGTTCAGAACCGAAGTGATGGTTGCCGCCGTAGTTGTTATTCTTGTGTTGGTTGAAGTTATACAGTTTACGGGAACTAAAATCTCAAACAGGATAATATCGAAACGTTAA
- a CDS encoding FMN-binding protein, producing the protein MKTIKLGLILAAYAVASCFCLALINNITSPVIAKNKAGKVADILKVVFADADSFEQVSDFKAGDGAAVIDALYIAKKGKNVSGAVTQITGATYDKATILVGQDLKGTVTGVQFLELSDSPGFGQKARDPAFKVSSGKTFYEQFTGKKVKDGFVPGTTFEAISGSSITSKGVAALLSQATITAGTYLSEKYGGEAVGN; encoded by the coding sequence ATGAAAACCATCAAACTCGGATTGATTCTTGCAGCCTATGCGGTTGCATCCTGTTTTTGTCTTGCGCTGATAAATAACATAACTTCTCCGGTAATCGCAAAAAACAAGGCGGGAAAAGTGGCGGACATACTCAAAGTGGTTTTTGCCGACGCCGATTCTTTTGAACAGGTTTCGGATTTTAAAGCGGGAGATGGAGCCGCCGTGATCGACGCGCTCTACATCGCAAAAAAAGGGAAAAATGTTTCGGGAGCCGTCACTCAAATAACGGGAGCCACTTACGACAAGGCCACAATCCTCGTAGGACAGGACTTAAAAGGCACCGTAACCGGCGTTCAATTCCTTGAATTGAGCGATTCCCCCGGCTTCGGACAAAAGGCAAGGGATCCCGCATTTAAAGTTTCAAGCGGCAAAACCTTTTACGAGCAATTTACCGGAAAAAAAGTAAAAGACGGATTTGTGCCGGGCACCACATTCGAAGCTATAAGCGGATCTTCCATAACGTCAAAGGGAGTAGCTGCGCTGCTGTCCCAAGCGACGATAACCGCAGGCACATATCTTTCCGAAAAATACGGCGGAGAAGCCGTAGGCAATTGA
- a CDS encoding electron transport complex protein RnfA, whose translation MSGLLNIFLKSMLVDNVIFVQYLALCPFIGMTSDTGKSTGMGIATTFVIILATAVTYPLYYFVLVPLQLEFLQTLIFILVIASLVQLVEFYLKKSAPALYSAMGVYLALITTNCAVLAITLNCISKDYNYLQSLVYAFGSAAGFLISMVVMSGVRERLDIAPVPDFLKGKPILFIAAGFLSLSFLGFSGLIK comes from the coding sequence ATGAGCGGCTTATTGAATATCTTTTTAAAATCCATGCTGGTAGATAACGTCATATTTGTGCAGTACCTTGCTTTGTGCCCGTTTATCGGAATGACAAGCGACACTGGGAAGTCAACAGGAATGGGAATTGCCACGACGTTCGTAATAATTTTGGCTACGGCTGTAACCTACCCATTGTACTACTTTGTACTCGTTCCTTTGCAGCTGGAATTCCTTCAAACACTGATATTTATCCTTGTAATAGCCTCATTGGTTCAGCTCGTGGAATTTTATCTTAAAAAATCGGCTCCAGCGCTTTACAGCGCGATGGGCGTTTATCTGGCTCTGATAACCACAAACTGCGCCGTTTTGGCGATAACGCTCAACTGCATAAGCAAAGACTACAATTACCTGCAGTCCTTAGTGTATGCGTTCGGTTCCGCAGCGGGATTTTTGATTTCAATGGTAGTAATGTCGGGTGTAAGAGAAAGACTTGACATAGCTCCCGTGCCCGATTTTCTTAAAGGAAAACCGATTTTGTTTATTGCAGCGGGTTTTTTGTCGCTTTCGTTTCTCGGATTTTCAGGATTAATTAAGTAG